Proteins encoded within one genomic window of Streptomyces kaniharaensis:
- a CDS encoding VOC family protein yields the protein MALRPVMVNIKALDPSAVGRFWAEALGWSAYSPGVTTYVGPAGGLVWPDPVVVGIDVVPVPEPKTTTKNRVHLDLATTSAAHQTELVARLQALGATPAHVGQGDVPWTVLADPEGNEFCVLEPRAIYRGTGPIAAVVVDCADPRAMARFWGEAMDWTLHEVADDHAVFRSAKGVGPYLEFLRTPDVKTVPDRVHLDLLPYPGDDKAVEVARLRALGATDLDLGQGDVSWTCLADPEGHEFCVLEPS from the coding sequence ATGGCACTGCGACCTGTGATGGTGAACATCAAGGCTCTTGATCCCTCGGCGGTCGGCCGGTTCTGGGCGGAGGCGCTCGGCTGGAGTGCTTACAGCCCCGGTGTGACCACCTACGTCGGACCCGCCGGCGGCCTCGTCTGGCCGGACCCGGTCGTTGTCGGCATCGACGTCGTTCCCGTCCCGGAGCCCAAGACGACAACGAAGAACCGTGTGCACCTCGATCTGGCCACCACCTCTGCGGCCCATCAGACGGAGCTGGTCGCGCGCCTCCAGGCTCTCGGTGCGACGCCAGCCCACGTGGGCCAGGGCGACGTACCGTGGACGGTCCTCGCCGATCCCGAGGGCAACGAGTTCTGTGTGCTGGAGCCTCGGGCGATCTACCGGGGCACCGGGCCGATCGCCGCGGTGGTGGTCGACTGTGCGGATCCGCGGGCCATGGCCCGGTTCTGGGGCGAGGCGATGGACTGGACCCTGCACGAGGTGGCCGACGATCATGCGGTGTTCCGATCCGCCAAGGGTGTCGGACCCTATCTCGAGTTCCTCCGCACGCCCGACGTGAAGACCGTGCCGGACCGCGTCCATCTCGACCTGCTGCCGTACCCCGGTGACGACAAAGCAGTGGAGGTGGCCCGGCTGCGGGCCCTCGGCGCCACCGACCTCGACCTCGGCCAGGGCGACGTCTCGTGGACGTGCCTGGCCGACCCGGAGGGCCACGAGTTCTGCGTCCTCGAACCGTCCTGA
- a CDS encoding DUF4386 domain-containing protein: MGTTTHRADTSAPGRPVRGGPRHRDRQHPFTLFPVARRHSEGLAVGYVGLRTLEAAVITGGIVSLLALVTLRRHPPQEADSASLLVTGKALVAENDWTFLQALAARIHRDAAAQPTRGHGT; the protein is encoded by the coding sequence CTGGGCACGACAACGCACCGCGCGGACACCAGCGCTCCTGGGCGCCCTGTTCGGGGTGGTCCTCGCCATCGCGATCGTCAGCACCCCTTCACACTGTTCCCCGTCGCCCGGCGACACAGCGAAGGTCTCGCCGTCGGCTACGTCGGCCTTCGCACCTTGGAGGCCGCCGTCATCACCGGCGGCATCGTCAGCCTCCTCGCACTGGTGACGCTGCGGCGGCATCCGCCACAGGAGGCCGACTCTGCCTCGCTCCTGGTCACGGGAAAGGCACTGGTCGCGGAAAACGACTGGACGTTCCTGCAAGCTCTCGCCGCCCGAATCCACCGAGACGCCGCAGCGCAACCCACTCGGGGTCATGGCACATGA
- a CDS encoding peptidoglycan-binding protein yields MPELWLPGAEIHDLGDHAPTDQQYPPKAIAHITWDRNATPSAPQDWCPFDDLVAYFTGAGAGDAPHIVWDPFSGRAAQLFPADSRSKSLLSPPASPTRTNRAGRVLIQIEAVFFPYCRHQGTVYARLVDTPCAGWDRLHAWIASWGVPDVWPMGRPIDFGSHRDEQVWETRGGWYAHAHVPYNDHTDPGSWPNFVGAPSSPPPPEPTPARYQVTINGLRYGYGAYGYQVTAVGRALVANGFGGHYQSGPGPDWTDADTENYADYQRSLGYSGPDADGVPGETSLRALLGYLPCPRTVSLAHAVSAARTDPGAEQGHRTYGAEVAIVEQALTDEGLLEQLWVDGSFGSMTVTAYAAWQRRCGYSDADADGIPGYDSLHRLGAAQDFTVTD; encoded by the coding sequence ATGCCGGAGCTGTGGCTTCCCGGCGCCGAGATCCACGACCTCGGCGACCATGCGCCCACCGACCAGCAGTACCCGCCGAAGGCCATCGCCCACATCACCTGGGACCGTAACGCCACCCCCTCCGCCCCGCAGGACTGGTGCCCGTTCGACGACCTGGTCGCCTACTTCACCGGCGCCGGCGCCGGCGATGCACCGCACATCGTCTGGGACCCGTTCAGCGGTCGCGCGGCGCAGTTGTTCCCGGCCGACTCGCGTTCCAAGAGCCTGCTCAGCCCGCCCGCGAGCCCGACGCGCACCAACCGGGCCGGGCGGGTGCTCATCCAGATCGAGGCGGTGTTCTTCCCCTACTGCCGCCACCAGGGGACCGTCTACGCCCGGCTCGTCGACACGCCGTGCGCCGGCTGGGACCGGCTGCACGCCTGGATCGCCTCCTGGGGCGTGCCCGACGTGTGGCCGATGGGCCGGCCGATCGATTTCGGCAGCCACCGCGACGAGCAGGTGTGGGAGACCCGCGGCGGCTGGTACGCGCACGCGCACGTCCCGTACAACGACCACACCGACCCGGGCTCCTGGCCGAACTTCGTGGGCGCCCCGTCCTCGCCGCCGCCGCCCGAGCCGACCCCGGCCCGCTACCAGGTGACCATCAACGGCCTCCGGTACGGGTACGGTGCCTACGGCTACCAGGTCACCGCCGTCGGGCGGGCGCTGGTCGCGAACGGCTTCGGCGGCCACTACCAGTCCGGACCGGGCCCGGACTGGACCGACGCGGACACCGAGAACTACGCGGACTACCAGCGGAGTCTGGGCTACTCCGGCCCGGACGCGGACGGCGTCCCCGGCGAGACCTCGCTCCGCGCGCTGCTCGGCTACCTCCCCTGCCCGCGCACCGTCTCGCTGGCCCACGCCGTCTCGGCCGCCCGGACCGACCCCGGCGCCGAGCAGGGCCACCGGACGTACGGTGCCGAAGTCGCGATCGTCGAGCAGGCCCTGACCGACGAAGGCCTGCTCGAACAGCTCTGGGTCGACGGCTCGTTCGGCAGCATGACCGTCACCGCCTACGCAGCCTGGCAGCGCCGTTGCGGCTACTCCGACGCCGACGCCGACGGCATACCCGGCTACGATTCCCTCCACCGCCTGGGCGCGGCCCAGGACTTCACCGTCACCGACTGA
- a CDS encoding roadblock/LC7 domain-containing protein — protein sequence METELLAELRAVRHRIPHLAGGLVASVDGLLVAHDTHGTEPSGLAAMTAASLSLAQRLADTTGQGDFRESLVRGEHGYIATYAAGGSCVLTLLAHPDVSVGRLHLEARRSAGRISALLTDTLVPKDPRDAD from the coding sequence TTGGAGACCGAGCTGCTCGCCGAACTCCGTGCCGTGAGGCATCGCATCCCGCACCTCGCCGGCGGCCTGGTGGCCAGCGTGGACGGTCTGCTGGTCGCGCACGACACCCACGGAACCGAGCCCTCGGGCCTGGCCGCGATGACGGCGGCGTCGCTCTCCCTGGCTCAGCGGCTTGCCGACACCACCGGCCAGGGCGACTTCCGGGAGTCCCTGGTGCGCGGCGAACACGGCTACATCGCCACCTACGCGGCCGGCGGCAGCTGCGTCCTCACCCTGCTGGCGCACCCGGACGTCAGCGTCGGCCGGCTGCACCTGGAGGCCCGCCGCTCCGCCGGGCGGATCTCCGCACTGCTCACCGACACCCTCGTGCCGAAGGACCCGAGGGACGCCGACTGA
- a CDS encoding DUF6188 family protein, with product MRNGITKVLAGRRVESVSGGGRLDLTLDGPVTVRVAHEFRFAAPSFAAPAEVEHFFPALTFRPTATLLALVGRTVDSARITLAGGLELGFTGGGALSVPPHAQLAPWSVVTPDGAVCAGLPGGEVSWIEAETGPGEE from the coding sequence ATGCGGAACGGGATCACGAAGGTACTGGCCGGCCGCCGGGTGGAGTCGGTCAGCGGCGGCGGCCGGCTCGACCTGACGCTCGACGGCCCGGTGACCGTCCGGGTGGCGCACGAGTTCCGGTTCGCGGCACCGTCCTTCGCCGCGCCGGCCGAGGTGGAGCACTTCTTCCCGGCGCTGACGTTCCGCCCGACGGCGACGCTGCTCGCGCTCGTCGGGCGGACCGTCGACTCGGCCCGGATCACCCTGGCCGGCGGGCTGGAGCTGGGCTTCACCGGGGGCGGCGCGCTGTCCGTCCCGCCGCACGCGCAGCTCGCGCCGTGGAGCGTGGTCACGCCGGACGGCGCGGTGTGCGCGGGGCTGCCGGGCGGCGAGGTCAGCTGGATCGAGGCGGAGACCGGCCCCGGCGAGGAGTGA
- a CDS encoding NUDIX hydrolase: MEASARNGRELLAAAGVLFPDEHGRVLVVRLPYDRKHPVAIPGGGWEPADLSPRETALREIAEELGFTPRLGPLACIDWTLDDFRPPIAAHLYWAEPIGAEQAAAIRADAAEVGGWAWLTPEETGHALPPRLSRRVTACLRAPRTAGPLELEDSWPAGHTLDHLAVTPPPEYTGLAGVAALGSAPSVPPEPPLDRATFIATRPRIRAKARTVFTDAAGRVLLVRLRPWDGPRGLVPYWTLPGGGIEADRELPRAAARREVREELGWEVEPGRLLALDWLPSAEAHPAGGRDTAVLVYVFDGGTVPDGMLAEIALAEDELVDWRLCEPAEARALLSAPSWARTASALAARERTGGPLELVDGRPVGV; this comes from the coding sequence GTGGAGGCGTCGGCGAGGAACGGGCGGGAGCTGTTGGCGGCGGCCGGAGTGCTGTTTCCCGACGAGCACGGGCGGGTGCTGGTGGTACGGCTGCCGTACGACCGCAAACATCCGGTGGCGATCCCGGGCGGTGGGTGGGAGCCGGCGGACCTCTCGCCGCGCGAGACCGCACTGCGGGAGATCGCCGAGGAGCTGGGCTTCACGCCCCGGCTCGGGCCGCTGGCCTGCATCGACTGGACGCTCGACGACTTCCGCCCGCCGATCGCCGCGCACCTGTACTGGGCGGAGCCGATCGGCGCGGAGCAGGCGGCGGCGATCCGGGCGGACGCGGCGGAGGTCGGCGGCTGGGCGTGGCTGACGCCCGAGGAAACGGGCCACGCGCTGCCACCTCGGCTGTCCCGGCGGGTCACGGCCTGCCTTCGGGCTCCGCGTACGGCCGGTCCGCTGGAGCTGGAGGACAGTTGGCCCGCCGGACACACGCTCGACCACCTGGCCGTCACCCCGCCGCCCGAGTACACGGGGCTGGCGGGGGTCGCCGCGCTGGGGAGCGCCCCTTCGGTCCCCCCGGAACCGCCACTGGACCGGGCCACCTTCATCGCCACCCGGCCGCGGATCCGGGCCAAGGCGCGGACGGTGTTCACGGACGCCGCCGGGCGAGTGCTGCTGGTCCGGCTGCGGCCCTGGGACGGGCCGCGCGGCCTGGTGCCGTACTGGACGCTGCCGGGCGGCGGCATCGAGGCGGACCGAGAACTGCCCCGGGCTGCGGCCCGGCGCGAGGTCCGCGAGGAGCTGGGGTGGGAGGTCGAGCCTGGCCGGCTGCTCGCCCTGGACTGGCTGCCGTCGGCCGAGGCCCACCCCGCGGGCGGGCGGGACACCGCCGTGCTGGTCTACGTCTTCGACGGCGGCACCGTGCCGGACGGGATGCTCGCCGAAATCGCCCTGGCCGAGGACGAGTTGGTGGACTGGCGCCTGTGCGAGCCGGCCGAGGCGCGAGCACTGCTGTCCGCCCCCTCCTGGGCCCGGACGGCCTCCGCGCTCGCCGCCCGGGAGCGGACGGGCGGGCCGCTCGAACTGGTGGACGGGCGGCCGGTGGGAGTCTGA
- a CDS encoding SGNH/GDSL hydrolase family protein produces the protein MSVLDTGRERAADDERSGDGRSAAGGLRAADGRWATGEPVRFVALGDSLTEGVGDPVADGWRGWAAVLARSLAPEGTGVEFTNLARSGALTVDLTTSQLPAALAQRPELAAVVVGGNDTLRAGFDIRRTTRELDATLGELSAHGAQLLTACLPDPGALLRLPAPLARPLARRMRAVNTVVHALTARHRAVHLHIAELPWHEERRLLSADRLHPSAEGHRLIAHRFHELLATAGRPLGPAPGDHVPAERPPGRAADLWWMATRGTRWVAARSTDLLPGLLALAASEGVGRLRGATGRHDQRMAWEAAQALASLSSPG, from the coding sequence ATGAGCGTGCTCGACACCGGGCGTGAACGGGCGGCGGACGACGAGCGATCGGGGGACGGTCGGTCGGCGGCGGGCGGTCTGCGGGCGGCGGACGGCCGGTGGGCGACGGGCGAGCCGGTGCGGTTCGTGGCGCTCGGCGACTCGCTCACGGAGGGGGTCGGGGACCCGGTCGCGGACGGCTGGCGCGGGTGGGCCGCCGTCCTGGCCCGGTCACTGGCGCCGGAGGGGACGGGCGTCGAGTTCACCAACCTCGCGCGAAGCGGCGCCCTGACAGTTGATCTGACGACAAGCCAGTTGCCGGCCGCGCTGGCGCAGCGGCCGGAGCTGGCCGCAGTGGTGGTCGGCGGGAACGACACCCTGCGAGCCGGGTTCGACATCCGCCGCACCACCCGGGAGCTGGACGCCACGCTCGGCGAACTGTCCGCCCACGGCGCCCAGTTGCTGACGGCCTGCCTCCCCGATCCCGGCGCACTCCTCCGGCTCCCGGCACCGCTCGCCCGGCCGCTGGCGCGGCGGATGCGCGCGGTGAACACCGTCGTGCACGCGCTCACCGCGCGCCACCGGGCGGTCCACCTGCACATCGCCGAGCTACCGTGGCACGAGGAGCGGCGGCTGCTCAGCGCGGACCGGCTGCACCCCAGTGCCGAGGGCCACCGCCTGATCGCCCACCGCTTCCACGAACTGCTCGCCACCGCCGGCCGCCCGCTCGGCCCCGCGCCGGGCGACCACGTACCGGCCGAGCGCCCGCCGGGCCGGGCCGCCGACCTGTGGTGGATGGCCACCCGGGGCACCCGCTGGGTGGCCGCCCGCAGCACGGATCTCCTGCCGGGCCTGCTGGCGCTGGCGGCGTCGGAAGGCGTCGGCCGCCTGCGCGGCGCGACCGGGCGGCACGACCAGCGGATGGCCTGGGAGGCGGCACAGGCGCTGGCCTCTCTTTCGTCGCCGGGGTGA
- a CDS encoding glycosyltransferase — MTAASGSGPLRIVRLANFVTPVSGGLRTALRHLGAGYLAAGHRPVLIVPGDRRREQETEQGLVVTLPGPVLPGSGGYRLLIDRRAVAAELTRLSPDRLEVSDRTTLRWTGDWARRHGVRSVMVSHESAAGVLGTRGVPGPLAALAADRLNAATARAYDTVVCTTDWAAAEFRRLGVPNLARAPLGVDLDALRPLPAPARACERARYAEPGQVLLVLGSRLSAEKRPERAIEALADLRARGLPAVLVVAGAGPLRERMAARAERLRLPVRFLGHVNRREALARLLGCADVALAPGPVETFGLAAMEALACGTPVAVSRSSALPGLIGLAGVAAADTGAGFAAAVRELLARPEEARRAASRAQAERYGWPAAVAAFLAAHGAAQGMAHGATSGAAHRVANSVPVKDGCDERARHRA, encoded by the coding sequence ATGACGGCCGCATCGGGGAGCGGGCCGCTGCGGATCGTGCGGCTCGCGAACTTCGTCACCCCGGTCTCGGGCGGGCTGCGGACCGCGCTGCGGCATCTGGGCGCCGGGTACCTGGCGGCCGGGCACCGACCGGTGCTGATCGTCCCCGGCGACCGGCGCCGCGAGCAGGAGACCGAACAGGGCCTGGTCGTCACCCTGCCCGGGCCGGTGCTGCCGGGCAGCGGCGGGTACCGGCTGCTCATCGACCGGCGGGCGGTGGCGGCCGAGCTGACCCGGCTGTCGCCGGACCGGCTGGAGGTGTCCGACCGCACCACGCTCCGCTGGACGGGCGACTGGGCGCGGCGGCACGGCGTCCGGTCGGTGATGGTGTCGCACGAGAGCGCCGCCGGGGTGCTCGGCACCCGGGGCGTGCCGGGTCCGCTCGCCGCGTTGGCCGCCGACCGGCTCAACGCGGCGACCGCGCGGGCGTACGACACGGTGGTCTGCACGACCGACTGGGCGGCGGCCGAGTTCCGGCGCCTCGGCGTGCCCAACCTGGCGCGGGCACCGCTCGGCGTGGACCTGGACGCCCTGCGCCCCCTGCCGGCGCCCGCGCGGGCATGCGAGCGGGCGCGGTACGCCGAACCGGGGCAGGTGCTGCTCGTCCTCGGTTCCCGGCTCTCGGCGGAGAAGCGGCCGGAGCGGGCGATCGAGGCGCTGGCCGACCTGCGGGCGCGGGGGCTGCCCGCGGTCCTGGTCGTCGCCGGCGCGGGGCCGCTCCGGGAACGGATGGCGGCCCGGGCCGAGCGGCTGCGGCTGCCGGTGCGCTTCCTCGGGCACGTGAACCGGCGGGAGGCGCTGGCCCGGCTGCTGGGCTGCGCGGACGTGGCGCTCGCGCCCGGACCGGTGGAGACCTTCGGGCTGGCGGCCATGGAGGCCCTCGCATGCGGAACGCCGGTGGCGGTGAGCCGGTCCTCGGCGCTGCCGGGGCTGATCGGGCTCGCCGGAGTGGCCGCCGCCGACACGGGGGCCGGATTCGCTGCTGCGGTACGGGAGTTGCTGGCTCGACCGGAGGAGGCGCGGCGGGCCGCCTCCCGGGCGCAGGCCGAGCGGTACGGGTGGCCGGCGGCGGTGGCGGCGTTCCTGGCGGCGCACGGGGCGGCGCAGGGGATGGCTCACGGGGCGACGTCCGGGGCGGCTCACCGGGTCGCGAACTCGGTTCCGGTGAAGGATGGTTGCGATGAGCGTGCTCGACACCGGGCGTGA
- a CDS encoding glycosyltransferase family 4 protein, which produces MRVVIVTESFPPEVNGVAHSVLRTAEHLVHRGYQPLVITPAPARGAECPPHTFGTGADAAQLRVVRIPSVPLPGYPQVRIALPSRQLTAAVAAHRPDIVHLASPFVLGARGMQVAARLGVPAVAVYQTDLAGYAHAYRAGRGLGEAAAWHRIRTVHRAAARTLAPSTPAAQDLTAHGVPRVQLWPRGVDSVRFHPRHRDEALHRALAPGGEVLVGYVGRLAPEKRVDLLTAASALPGVRLVVIGDGPSAPGLKAAMPSAVFLGRRTGEELARCFATLDVFVHTGPLETFCQTIQEAMASGVPVIGPAAGGPLDLVAHHRTGLLVPPRDGAAVARAVEALAADAELRAAYGRAGRAEVTARTWEAVGDLLLRHYAEVLAEHHGVPMPPTATPPAPVAPAAVPEELSA; this is translated from the coding sequence ATGCGCGTCGTCATCGTCACCGAGTCGTTTCCGCCCGAGGTCAACGGAGTCGCCCACAGCGTGCTGCGGACGGCCGAGCATCTGGTCCACCGGGGCTATCAACCCCTCGTCATCACCCCCGCCCCCGCGCGCGGTGCCGAGTGCCCGCCGCACACGTTCGGAACCGGCGCCGATGCCGCGCAGCTGCGCGTGGTGCGGATCCCGTCCGTGCCGCTGCCGGGGTATCCGCAGGTGCGGATCGCGCTGCCGAGCCGGCAGCTGACCGCCGCCGTCGCCGCGCATCGGCCCGACATCGTGCATCTGGCCAGCCCGTTCGTCCTGGGGGCGCGCGGGATGCAGGTGGCGGCGCGGCTGGGGGTGCCGGCCGTGGCCGTGTACCAGACGGACCTGGCCGGGTACGCGCACGCCTACCGGGCCGGGCGGGGGCTCGGGGAGGCCGCCGCCTGGCACCGGATCCGGACGGTGCACCGGGCCGCCGCCCGGACGCTGGCGCCGTCGACACCCGCCGCGCAGGACCTGACCGCGCACGGGGTGCCCCGGGTGCAGCTGTGGCCGCGCGGCGTGGACTCGGTGCGGTTCCATCCGCGACACCGGGACGAGGCGCTGCACCGGGCGCTGGCGCCGGGCGGGGAGGTGCTGGTCGGGTACGTGGGGCGGCTGGCGCCGGAGAAGCGGGTGGACCTGCTGACCGCCGCCTCGGCGCTGCCCGGGGTGCGGTTGGTGGTCATCGGCGACGGGCCGTCGGCACCCGGGCTGAAGGCCGCGATGCCCAGCGCCGTGTTCCTCGGCCGCCGGACGGGTGAGGAGCTGGCGCGCTGCTTCGCGACGCTGGACGTGTTCGTGCACACCGGCCCGTTGGAGACCTTCTGCCAGACCATCCAGGAGGCGATGGCGAGCGGCGTGCCGGTGATCGGCCCGGCCGCCGGCGGCCCGCTGGACCTGGTCGCGCACCACCGGACGGGCCTGCTGGTGCCGCCCCGGGACGGCGCGGCGGTGGCCCGGGCGGTGGAGGCGCTGGCCGCCGACGCCGAGCTGCGGGCCGCGTACGGGCGGGCCGGACGGGCCGAGGTGACCGCCCGGACCTGGGAGGCGGTCGGGGACCTCCTGCTGCGGCACTACGCGGAGGTGCTGGCGGAGCACCACGGGGTCCCGATGCCGCCGACGGCCACTCCCCCGGCGCCGGTCGCACCGGCCGCCGTCCCCGAGGAGCTGTCGGCATGA
- a CDS encoding YegP family protein produces the protein MAGKFELYTDESGMHRFRLKASNGSIVVTGDPQESRDDCIKSIESIRKLAPYAELKEAAAGSM, from the coding sequence ATGGCAGGGAAGTTCGAGCTGTACACGGACGAGAGCGGGATGCACCGGTTCCGGCTCAAGGCGAGCAACGGGTCGATCGTCGTGACGGGCGATCCGCAGGAGAGCCGGGACGACTGCATCAAGAGCATCGAGTCCATCCGCAAGCTCGCGCCGTACGCGGAGCTGAAGGAGGCGGCAGCCGGATCGATGTGA
- a CDS encoding response regulator transcription factor codes for MAHVLVADDDTDIRDLVVYKLTRTGHQVTAVEDGLAALTAAHDDDTVDLVLLDIRMPKMSGLDVCRALRAEPGTQSLPVILLTARSQEGDIETGFAAGADDYITKPFSPRELSSRVQAVLARVKR; via the coding sequence ATGGCTCACGTCCTGGTGGCCGATGACGACACCGACATCCGCGACCTGGTGGTCTACAAGCTGACCCGGACCGGCCATCAGGTCACCGCGGTCGAGGACGGCCTGGCCGCGCTCACGGCGGCCCACGACGACGACACGGTGGATCTCGTCCTTCTCGACATCCGCATGCCCAAGATGTCCGGCCTGGACGTCTGCCGCGCGCTGCGGGCCGAGCCCGGGACGCAGTCCCTCCCGGTGATCCTGCTGACCGCCCGCTCCCAGGAGGGCGACATCGAGACCGGTTTCGCGGCCGGAGCGGACGACTACATCACCAAGCCGTTCAGCCCACGGGAGTTGAGCAGCCGGGTGCAGGCCGTTCTGGCCAGGGTCAAACGATGA
- a CDS encoding HEAT repeat domain-containing protein, producing MISSRLLADGMAAVAAFGLLVTVLIVGMRLLRAITRRRRERAAEPLRALLLDALCADDDDSAEALRSLSTLGERRWRTLEPTARAMLAKVSGQARSSLVELFERRGIADRALADLRSIRLVKRGRAAEVLGQLRYRPAAPALCRLLTDRDVEVRLVAVRALGRVGDLTVIPALLACLHGPRSVPPAAVVRALTGFGPGAQDLTAAGLSDPVPLVRAVAIEVLGATGAVQWTPRIATALVDDPHPEVQIRAARALGALGMPEGVDPLLEAIDVGRPEALRIVAAGALGSLGTADVAPVMVKLLDDPVHRLGATAGQALLQLGDAGRAELEAAVNGFLGDRAAAQARAVLAEAAVRGDVARPREADAEP from the coding sequence ATGATCAGCTCGCGGTTGCTCGCCGACGGCATGGCAGCCGTGGCCGCCTTCGGGCTTCTGGTGACGGTTCTGATCGTCGGCATGCGCCTGCTGCGCGCGATCACGCGGCGTCGCAGGGAGCGGGCCGCCGAGCCGCTGCGCGCCCTGCTGCTCGATGCCCTGTGTGCGGACGACGACGACTCGGCCGAAGCCCTGCGGTCGCTGTCCACTCTTGGTGAGCGCAGGTGGAGGACTCTGGAGCCGACGGCGCGCGCGATGCTCGCCAAGGTCAGTGGACAGGCCCGGTCGAGCCTGGTGGAGTTGTTCGAGCGCCGCGGCATCGCGGACCGCGCTCTCGCGGACCTGCGGAGCATCCGTCTGGTCAAACGGGGCCGGGCGGCGGAGGTGCTCGGCCAGCTGCGCTACCGCCCGGCGGCCCCGGCGCTGTGCCGCCTGCTGACCGACCGTGACGTGGAGGTCCGGCTGGTCGCCGTCCGTGCGCTGGGGCGGGTGGGGGACCTGACGGTGATTCCCGCGTTGCTGGCCTGCCTGCACGGCCCCCGCTCGGTGCCGCCGGCCGCCGTGGTGCGGGCGTTGACCGGGTTCGGCCCCGGCGCGCAGGACCTGACCGCCGCCGGGCTGAGCGATCCGGTTCCTCTGGTGCGGGCCGTGGCGATCGAGGTGCTGGGCGCCACCGGCGCGGTCCAGTGGACGCCCCGGATCGCCACCGCGCTCGTCGACGACCCCCATCCCGAAGTGCAGATCAGGGCCGCCCGGGCCCTCGGCGCGCTCGGAATGCCGGAAGGAGTCGACCCTCTGCTGGAAGCCATCGACGTGGGCCGACCGGAGGCGTTGCGGATCGTGGCGGCCGGGGCGCTGGGAAGCCTCGGTACGGCGGACGTCGCCCCCGTGATGGTGAAGCTGCTCGACGACCCGGTGCACCGCCTCGGCGCCACCGCCGGACAGGCCCTGCTCCAGCTCGGCGACGCCGGCCGCGCAGAGCTGGAGGCCGCCGTCAACGGCTTCCTCGGCGACCGGGCCGCCGCCCAGGCACGGGCCGTACTCGCCGAGGCGGCCGTGCGCGGGGACGTGGCCCGTCCCCGGGAAGCGGACGCAGAGCCGTGA